One region of Hymenobacter sediminicola genomic DNA includes:
- a CDS encoding SAM hydrolase/SAM-dependent halogenase family protein translates to MGLITFLSDFGYRDHYVAAVKARILQLAPTVPVIDITHAVEPFNIAHALHVLQAVFRDFPEGTVHLIGVNDLGGPRAAWHAASFQGHYFVAADNGLLALLCDGQPEELVALGTATPATSSPTRDLLAPAAVHLAQGGLLPDLGPTTTELYSLLNRQVRLQDNRITGHIIHVDHYGNLITNITRPALEVIGRNRPYTIHFARETVRSVMAHFQAADPGEIVCIFNSQDQLCIGINQGNAAELLGLHFDSQVDIRFPA, encoded by the coding sequence ATGGGGTTGATTACGTTTCTGTCAGACTTCGGCTACCGCGACCATTATGTGGCAGCGGTGAAGGCGCGGATTCTACAGCTGGCACCTACCGTGCCGGTTATAGATATCACCCATGCCGTCGAACCCTTTAACATCGCCCACGCCCTACACGTTCTCCAAGCCGTATTTCGCGACTTCCCGGAAGGCACAGTGCACCTGATTGGTGTAAACGATTTGGGCGGTCCGCGCGCGGCCTGGCATGCAGCCAGCTTTCAGGGGCACTACTTTGTGGCGGCCGACAATGGCCTCCTGGCTCTACTCTGCGATGGGCAGCCGGAAGAGTTGGTAGCCCTCGGCACGGCCACCCCTGCTACATCCTCTCCTACTCGTGACCTGCTGGCCCCGGCGGCCGTGCACTTGGCCCAGGGCGGCCTGCTTCCAGACCTTGGGCCCACTACTACGGAGCTATACTCGTTGCTCAACCGCCAGGTGCGCTTACAGGACAACCGTATCACTGGCCATATCATTCACGTCGACCACTACGGCAACCTCATCACCAACATCACCCGCCCGGCGCTGGAGGTTATCGGGCGCAACAGGCCTTACACTATCCATTTTGCCCGCGAAACAGTGCGCAGCGTTATGGCCCATTTTCAGGCTGCTGATCCGGGTGAAATAGTGTGCATATTCAATAGTCAGGACCAGTTGTGCATCGGTATCAACCAAGGTAATGCGGCAGAACTGCTCGGTCTACACTTCGATTCTCAGGTCGATATCCGATTCCCTGCATAG
- a CDS encoding putative quinol monooxygenase yields MLIRIVRMTFAPENVGAFLQLFHDSEDQIRKMPGCRFLELWQDADQPHIYCTHSHWESVEALNTYRRSALFGQVWPATKRLFAAPPLAFSVHPATSAEISSATTIH; encoded by the coding sequence ATGTTGATTCGAATTGTGCGCATGACGTTTGCGCCGGAAAATGTTGGCGCTTTTCTCCAGCTGTTTCACGACTCGGAGGACCAGATCCGGAAGATGCCGGGCTGCCGCTTTCTGGAACTGTGGCAGGATGCAGACCAGCCTCACATCTACTGTACCCACAGTCACTGGGAATCGGTGGAGGCGCTAAATACATACCGCCGTTCAGCTCTGTTTGGGCAGGTATGGCCCGCTACCAAGCGCCTGTTTGCGGCCCCTCCACTGGCTTTCTCCGTACACCCCGCTACCAGCGCCGAAATCAGCAGCGCTACAACTATTCACTGA
- the hscB gene encoding Fe-S protein assembly co-chaperone HscB, with protein sequence MVPDYFAFYQLPETFRPEEAALKRAYYALSRQHHPDFHATASAEQQQETLHLATLNTNAYRTLSDPDLRMAYILSRHGLLEEGKQEIPADFLMEVMELNEQLMELEFDPDPAVAARVENEVNILTAELEKGIEPVLSGYEYLEEDARTPALQQIRTYYLKKRYLLRIRESLAKFAARS encoded by the coding sequence ATGGTGCCCGATTATTTCGCGTTTTATCAACTGCCGGAAACCTTCCGCCCCGAAGAAGCAGCTCTGAAACGCGCTTATTACGCTCTAAGCCGCCAACACCATCCTGATTTTCACGCTACCGCTTCCGCCGAGCAACAGCAGGAAACCCTGCATCTGGCCACACTAAACACTAACGCCTACCGCACTCTCTCCGACCCTGACTTACGCATGGCCTATATTCTCAGCCGTCATGGCTTGCTGGAAGAAGGCAAACAGGAAATACCCGCTGATTTCCTCATGGAAGTCATGGAATTGAACGAGCAACTAATGGAACTGGAGTTTGATCCTGACCCGGCTGTTGCCGCGCGTGTAGAAAACGAAGTGAATATTCTCACAGCAGAGCTGGAAAAGGGTATCGAGCCAGTACTATCTGGCTATGAATATCTTGAAGAAGATGCACGCACGCCAGCATTGCAGCAGATACGTACCTATTATCTCAAAAAACGGTATTTGTTGCGCATTCGAGAAAGTCTAGCTAAGTTTGCAGCCCGTTCCTGA